Within the Comamonadaceae bacterium OTU4NAUVB1 genome, the region AGCAGCGACGTGCTGCTCGAGGTCACCATCGGCGCGGCCTTCGCGGTCGTCGCCTACTCGAGCCTGGCCGTGGTGCTGCTGGTCGCGGCGATGGCGAGTTCGGCCGTGGTGCCCCTGGACGTCGCGCTGGGCCTGGTGCTGGGCGCCAACCTCGGCAGCGGCGTGCTGGCCGTGCTGACCACCGCCAAGTCGGAGATCGCGGTGCGCCAGGTGACGGTGGGCAATCTGGTCTTCAAGCTGCTGGGCGTGGCGGTGGCCATTCCCTTCATCGGGCTGTACCTCTCGCAGATGCGGCCCTACGTGGCAGACCCGACCCGGCTGGTGGTGCTCTACCACCTGGTCTTCAACGTGGTGGTCAGCATCGGTTTCATCGGGCTGACGGGCTGGGTCGCCAGGCTGGTCAGGCACCTGATGCCGGTGCCCAAGCCATCGGCCGCCACCTCGCGGCCGCAGCACCTCGACCCCTCGGCGCTGTCCACGCCCTCGCTGGCCATCTCCAACGCCGCGCGCGAGGCGCTGCACCAGGCCGACATCGTGGAGACCATGCTCATCGGCATGCTCAACGTCATCCGCCACAACGACCTGCGCCTGGCCGACGAATTGCGCAAGCTCGACGACACGGTCGACCGGCTCTATTCGGACATCAAGTACTACCTCACCAAGATCTCGCGCGAGGCCCTGGGCGAGGAGGAGAGCAAGCGCTGGACCGACATCATCAGCTTCACGATCAACATGGAGCAGGTCGGCGACATCATCGAGCGCGTGATCATCGACATCGAGGACAAGAAGATCAAGCCGAAGCGCAACTTCTCGCCCGCGGGGATGGCCGAGATCGTCGAGCTGCACGAGCGGCTGGTGGCCAACCTGCGCCTGGGAATGAGCGTCTTCCTCAACGGCAACGTGCGCGACGCCCAGAAGCTGCTGGAGGAGAAGGCGCGCTTCCGCGACCTGGAGCGCGCCTACGCCACCACCCACCTGAGCCGGCTCATGGACCGGACGATGCCCAGCATGGAGACGAGTTCGCTGCACATCGACCTGATCAGCGACCTCAAGCGCATCAACTCCCACATCTGCTCGATCGCCTACCCGATCCTCGATTCGGCCGGCGCGCTGGCGCCCAGCCGCCTGCGCGCCTCGCGGCTCATGCCGCTGGACCCCTGAATCAGGACCGGTCGCGCGCCGGCGCGACGGACGTCGCCGGCGTCGACGCGACGGCGGCCGCCGTCACCGGCGCCGCGAGCACCTCGACCGCTTCCCCGGCCTCCGGCGGCCGCCGCGCGTAGCGCTGCGCCAGCACCGCGCAGACCATCAGCTGCATCTGGTGGAACAGCATCAGCGGCAGCACGATGGCGCCCACCGTCGAGGCGGCGAACAGCACGTGCGCCATCGGGATGCCGCTGGCCAGACTCTTCTTGGAACCGCAGAACACGATGGTGATCTCGTCGGCCTTGTTGAAGCCGAGCCGGCGCGCCGTCCAGGTCGTCACGGTCAGCGCCAGGGCGAGCAACACGGCGCACACCACCAGCAGGCCGGCCAGAGCGCCCGGGGACACCTGCTTCCAGAGGCCCTCGATGACGGCGGCGCTGAAGGCGGTGTAGACCACCAGCAGGATCGAACTGCGGTCGACCAGCGTCAGCGCCTTGGCGTGCTTCTTGACCCAGGCGCCGATCAGCGGGCGCGACAGGTGGCCGGCCACGAACGGCACCATCAGCTGCAGCAGGATGCTGCCGATCGAGTCGAGCGAGGCGGCGGCGCCGGCGCGGTCGGTCGAGATCAGCAGCCCCACCAGCAGCGGCGTGACGAACACGCCCAGCAGGGTCGAGGCCGACGCGCTGCACACCGCCGCCGGGATGTTGCCCCGCGCCATCGACGTGAAGGCGATG harbors:
- a CDS encoding Na/Pi cotransporter family protein, with translation MKHLLDLLAAIALLVWGTHLVRTGVLRVFGANLRSLLARGMRNRLTAALSGIGVTALVQSSTATSLMTSSFVGQGLIALPAALAVMRGADIGTALMSVLFSTDLSWLSPLFIFVGVVLSITRPATTAGRFGRVLIGLGLMLLALRLVVEATGPLFESVAMRAVLASISSDVLLEVTIGAAFAVVAYSSLAVVLLVAAMASSAVVPLDVALGLVLGANLGSGVLAVLTTAKSEIAVRQVTVGNLVFKLLGVAVAIPFIGLYLSQMRPYVADPTRLVVLYHLVFNVVVSIGFIGLTGWVARLVRHLMPVPKPSAATSRPQHLDPSALSTPSLAISNAAREALHQADIVETMLIGMLNVIRHNDLRLADELRKLDDTVDRLYSDIKYYLTKISREALGEEESKRWTDIISFTINMEQVGDIIERVIIDIEDKKIKPKRNFSPAGMAEIVELHERLVANLRLGMSVFLNGNVRDAQKLLEEKARFRDLERAYATTHLSRLMDRTMPSMETSSLHIDLISDLKRINSHICSIAYPILDSAGALAPSRLRASRLMPLDP
- a CDS encoding bile acid:sodium symporter, encoding MARSRFLPDNFTLALVATVVAASLLPASGDVAKGFQILTAFAIGLLFFLHGAKLSREAILAGAGHWRLHLLIFACTFMLFPLLGLALRPVLSPLVTPALYVGVMYLCVLPATVQSAIAFTSMARGNIPAAVCSASASTLLGVFVTPLLVGLLISTDRAGAAASLDSIGSILLQLMVPFVAGHLSRPLIGAWVKKHAKALTLVDRSSILLVVYTAFSAAVIEGLWKQVSPGALAGLLVVCAVLLALALTVTTWTARRLGFNKADEITIVFCGSKKSLASGIPMAHVLFAASTVGAIVLPLMLFHQMQLMVCAVLAQRYARRPPEAGEAVEVLAAPVTAAAVASTPATSVAPARDRS